One Actinomycetota bacterium DNA segment encodes these proteins:
- a CDS encoding GNAT family N-acetyltransferase, producing MYLDLKIDELSLGDWQRLRDIRLASLLDTPEAYGERYEVVVEFGQDQWLERMSHLTYLIAVLDDKDSAIMSVEELQGDFGATIWLGGCWVAPEFRGQGVMKAMIGYVDSVAQQRGWHRQGLGVWHDNYAAIAAYERLGFVKLGDLQESTRKPGMYFQRMFRDTPTFD from the coding sequence ATGTATCTTGACCTCAAGATTGATGAACTTTCCCTTGGCGATTGGCAGCGCCTGCGAGACATTCGTTTGGCTTCACTTTTGGATACTCCTGAAGCCTACGGTGAACGTTATGAAGTCGTGGTTGAATTTGGCCAAGACCAGTGGCTTGAGCGGATGTCGCACCTGACTTACCTAATTGCGGTCTTAGATGATAAGGATTCCGCAATTATGTCCGTCGAAGAACTACAGGGAGACTTTGGCGCAACCATCTGGCTGGGCGGCTGCTGGGTCGCACCTGAATTCAGGGGCCAGGGCGTAATGAAGGCAATGATTGGTTACGTCGACTCGGTAGCTCAGCAGCGTGGCTGGCATCGACAAGGGCTCGGAGTATGGCATGACAACTATGCAGCAATTGCGGCTTATGAGCGCTTGGGCTTTGTAAAATTGGGAGATCTCCAAGAAAGTACTCGAAAGCCAGGGATGTATTTCCAGCGAATGTTCAGGGATACGCCAACTTTCGATTAA
- a CDS encoding portal protein — MAAKVLVIGLTDIGRRTCAALADRNVEVLHVANPSDAQLRELLTDDIAGVAVMLHNDIEALRYSLTIEHIKPSIRLFVAIFDRSVRHEMERSIPNCTIASPAYIAGSSIIASALLDHDAIRRTGPAANLSWESVDVAEGLVTVSRFSIPAKWRMQKVSALISGQLRAYDFASRALLMGLLALLTMLISDALILSKDMSIAKAFYSAAAVIAGVTAPETPHAGWQFVQSGSFMLLTIIFIAMFGAGVVNHILNGRRVGIVGRRVIPRKYHVVIVGLGQVGIRLCKELKLLQIPVVAIEQNENARGVLLARDLNVPVIIGNASDIRTLQRAKVGSAKALLAMASHEEDNISVAVAARTKFPKTVIILRAGTNDAIEETRSLFSIGQVSDVNGLTAAFVAQSLLDKSPNVIIPKGPTVAAVTTDSKVLLQANPGRCFCN, encoded by the coding sequence ATGGCAGCAAAAGTTTTAGTGATTGGACTGACCGACATTGGTCGTCGCACATGTGCTGCTTTGGCTGATCGAAATGTTGAAGTCTTACATGTGGCAAATCCTTCAGATGCCCAACTTCGAGAGTTGCTTACTGATGACATTGCTGGAGTCGCAGTGATGCTGCATAACGACATTGAGGCACTTAGATATTCGCTTACCATTGAACACATAAAACCTAGTATCCGGCTATTCGTGGCGATTTTCGACCGAAGCGTTCGGCATGAGATGGAACGCTCAATACCAAACTGCACTATCGCATCTCCTGCCTACATCGCTGGGTCATCGATCATCGCATCAGCACTTCTCGACCACGATGCCATTCGACGCACAGGTCCAGCAGCGAACCTTAGTTGGGAGTCAGTGGATGTTGCCGAAGGATTGGTCACTGTTTCTAGATTTTCTATCCCGGCTAAGTGGCGTATGCAGAAGGTATCCGCGCTAATAAGTGGTCAATTACGCGCATACGATTTTGCATCTCGAGCACTCTTGATGGGACTGCTAGCTCTGCTGACGATGCTAATTTCCGATGCGTTAATACTGAGCAAAGATATGTCGATTGCTAAGGCTTTTTACTCTGCTGCTGCTGTAATTGCGGGAGTTACTGCTCCAGAAACCCCGCATGCTGGCTGGCAGTTTGTCCAATCAGGAAGTTTCATGTTGCTTACCATAATCTTTATTGCCATGTTTGGCGCTGGAGTTGTTAATCACATTCTCAATGGTCGCCGAGTAGGCATAGTTGGTCGCCGGGTAATCCCCCGGAAATATCACGTGGTAATCGTTGGTCTTGGCCAAGTCGGCATCCGCCTTTGCAAAGAACTGAAGCTCCTGCAAATTCCAGTTGTGGCAATAGAGCAAAACGAGAATGCACGAGGTGTACTGCTAGCCCGTGATCTTAATGTCCCGGTAATTATCGGCAATGCCAGTGACATTCGTACTCTGCAAAGGGCAAAAGTTGGCAGTGCTAAGGCATTACTTGCTATGGCCTCGCACGAAGAAGATAACATCTCGGTGGCAGTGGCTGCTCGGACCAAATTTCCCAAAACGGTAATCATTCTGCGCGCTGGCACTAATGACGCGATTGAAGAAACTCGCTCACTATTTTCCATCGGCCAAGTATCCGATGTTAACGGACTCACTGCCGCTTTTGTTGCACAATCTCTCTTGGATAAATCGCCGAACGTCATAATTCCAAAAGGGCCTACAGTTGCCGCAGTAACCACTGACTCCAAAGTGTTGCTGCAAGCGAACCCCGGTCGGTGTTTTTGCAATTAA
- a CDS encoding XRE family transcriptional regulator yields the protein MPKEFLGEISPVELGAQIRQLRIDRGLKQAAFVGELISPGYISLIEQGKRMPSEKALAHIAQVLGVAVSQLCKPELPKLDGKQSALLAQIDVLLTLTDFPAAQALLAEVANDSLQTLQGRIIQAELDYGLGNFVASDMVIKGVLEDALRTKDWQIGRRAAMLYCRLSDRLNYALDATIYLSQIRRELKETLHVDPLLLTQVTAAIADRLLSFGDSASANKLLVEIDELLPKVKDRRGRGSALWVSASLAYEVGDYEQATRLAQEARALFSDEMDSVPALVLQILYSEILVNCAPDGDSRLVAAQVEIESLIRARSSSFDFVMMQYAQNVYADLLGRLGDYSAASDIYFKILAQGGVAVDISAHVHTQLGKILAKNGNESSAKNHLDEAWLLLKTQENVTTFKRALLNLVTGYELLGDQARVIEVLKATQKPIGDLSAVLQD from the coding sequence GTGCCCAAAGAATTTTTAGGAGAAATTTCTCCCGTCGAATTGGGTGCCCAAATTAGGCAGTTACGAATCGATAGAGGTCTGAAGCAGGCAGCTTTCGTCGGTGAGTTGATTAGCCCTGGATACATATCGCTCATTGAGCAGGGCAAGCGAATGCCTTCGGAAAAGGCTTTGGCGCACATAGCTCAAGTCCTTGGCGTAGCAGTTTCGCAACTGTGCAAGCCGGAGTTGCCAAAATTGGATGGAAAACAGAGCGCTCTTTTAGCTCAGATCGATGTGCTTTTGACGCTGACTGATTTTCCGGCAGCTCAAGCCCTGTTAGCCGAAGTAGCTAACGACTCACTTCAGACGCTTCAGGGGCGAATAATCCAAGCCGAACTCGATTATGGACTTGGTAATTTTGTCGCTTCTGACATGGTCATAAAAGGTGTACTCGAAGATGCACTCAGGACAAAAGATTGGCAAATTGGACGCCGCGCCGCAATGCTTTATTGCCGATTATCCGATCGGCTAAATTATGCACTAGATGCAACGATTTATCTAAGCCAGATTCGCCGTGAACTCAAAGAGACCCTACACGTTGACCCCCTTCTTTTAACCCAAGTAACTGCTGCTATTGCAGACCGGCTGCTCTCCTTCGGAGATTCTGCCTCAGCAAATAAGTTGTTGGTTGAAATTGACGAGTTATTGCCAAAAGTTAAAGACAGAAGAGGTCGGGGAAGCGCGCTTTGGGTTAGTGCATCGCTGGCCTATGAAGTCGGGGACTATGAACAAGCAACGCGATTAGCCCAGGAGGCTAGAGCCTTGTTTTCCGATGAAATGGATTCAGTCCCCGCATTGGTTTTACAAATTCTATATTCGGAAATACTGGTTAACTGCGCCCCAGATGGCGACTCCCGGCTCGTCGCCGCGCAAGTAGAGATTGAATCCTTAATCAGGGCCAGAAGTTCAAGTTTTGATTTCGTGATGATGCAATATGCACAAAATGTTTATGCCGACCTACTTGGACGCCTGGGGGATTACTCAGCTGCGTCGGATATCTATTTCAAGATTCTGGCTCAGGGCGGCGTTGCTGTAGACATCTCGGCTCATGTACACACTCAGCTAGGAAAAATACTGGCCAAAAATGGAAACGAATCAAGTGCAAAGAACCACCTAGACGAAGCTTGGTTGCTCCTGAAAACTCAAGAAAACGTTACAACATTTAAGCGGGCACTACTGAACTTGGTAACTGGATACGAGCTACTTGGTGACCAAGCCAGAGTCATAGAGGTATTGAAGGCAACCCAGAAACCTATTGGAGACCTCTCGGCAGTGCTGCAAGATTAA
- a CDS encoding metal-independent alpha-mannosidase, with product MFAETLTRRDDGTIFVVTGDIPAMWIRDSTWQMLPLLKMNPDEELIEILGSVSRLQTKFLGIDPYANAFNESASGQCWHQDFPDQSPWVFERKFELDSWSTFFELAISIYEHTGSQEHLDQAFWELAHHILALCAVEQNHQPDSYRFIRRAAPLHDYLSHDGYGAPVGFTGMVWSAFRPSDDRCVYGYHIPSNAHLAATLSRLAKIANEMGLPEIANKSENLSQEISCAISQTLAENSRYPYEVDGLGNSLYMDDPNIPSLLALPILGYCDNSDESYLATREWLLSSEHKFWINKNGFSGLSSEHTPTDWVWPLAIAMAGLTSQDEQEQERSLLQLELGDGGTGDMHESFSCENPKNFTRPWFSWADMTYVSLVLQKFGRNLAR from the coding sequence TTGTTTGCAGAAACGCTAACACGCAGAGATGACGGAACGATTTTCGTCGTTACTGGGGATATTCCAGCGATGTGGATCCGGGATTCAACTTGGCAGATGTTGCCGTTGCTCAAAATGAATCCAGATGAAGAGTTAATAGAAATCCTAGGTTCCGTCAGTCGGTTACAGACAAAGTTCTTAGGCATTGACCCATATGCCAATGCCTTCAACGAAAGTGCATCTGGGCAGTGTTGGCACCAGGATTTTCCTGACCAAAGTCCATGGGTCTTTGAGCGCAAGTTCGAATTGGATTCTTGGTCTACATTTTTTGAGTTAGCAATCTCTATCTATGAGCACACGGGTTCGCAAGAACACTTGGACCAAGCATTTTGGGAGCTAGCGCATCATATTCTGGCTTTATGTGCGGTTGAGCAAAATCATCAGCCAGATTCATATCGATTTATTCGCAGAGCCGCCCCTTTGCATGACTACCTTTCGCATGATGGCTACGGAGCTCCAGTTGGATTCACTGGAATGGTTTGGAGCGCGTTTCGCCCCAGTGATGATCGGTGTGTTTATGGTTATCACATTCCCTCCAATGCTCACCTCGCTGCCACGCTAAGTAGATTGGCCAAGATTGCAAACGAGATGGGCTTGCCAGAGATTGCTAATAAGTCGGAAAACCTGTCTCAGGAAATTTCTTGCGCAATCTCACAGACGCTAGCCGAGAATTCTCGTTACCCCTACGAAGTCGATGGTCTGGGGAATTCGCTTTACATGGACGATCCAAACATTCCGAGTTTGCTCGCCTTGCCGATTTTAGGTTATTGCGACAACTCTGATGAGTCTTACCTAGCCACCCGCGAATGGCTCCTTAGTTCAGAACACAAATTCTGGATAAATAAAAATGGCTTTAGCGGACTTTCTAGTGAACACACACCTACGGACTGGGTTTGGCCCTTAGCAATTGCAATGGCTGGCCTAACTTCGCAAGATGAACAGGAACAGGAGCGTTCGCTGCTCCAGCTAGAGCTCGGTGATGGTGGCACAGGCGATATGCACGAGTCATTCTCCTGTGAAAATCCTAAGAATTTCACTCGTCCGTGGTTTTCGTGGGCAGACATGACTTACGTTTCGCTGGTTTTGCAAAAATTTGGCCGAAATTTGGCTCGGTAA
- a CDS encoding cytochrome P450, which produces MLTLVTELIEKCFSYTFGMDNVRILGHSAVRAALRDTETYSSDLQGDADVRNYRQIPLEVDPPRHHLYRSALAPIFVRPKIQSLESNFAQLAQKILGDFSKNGGGDFIGEVALKYVIGCLGEIYDRQQDVAEWLSWGPDVWTADKHGRSGEKLHSYLDRVYEEVQNTDTSDVWNFVANLEIGGQKIGYEEFKGIAGVLLAGGRDTVVKLLTGCAWHFVRNPQDGKAILSGEASLENAIQEILRVFTPLPAMLRVTEDQKHLSDTERDPAKFIAVDFASANYDSEVFENPEQIDIYRKRIPHLSFGFGPHTCIGSHIAETEAKVLLGQILPIIETWHFDHEPEIAWQEVGTTNFPERFLTMQISVN; this is translated from the coding sequence ATGTTAACTCTTGTCACTGAATTGATTGAGAAATGCTTCAGTTACACTTTCGGTATGGATAATGTGCGAATCCTTGGTCATAGCGCCGTGCGCGCTGCCCTTCGAGATACCGAGACATACTCCTCGGATCTTCAAGGCGATGCCGATGTCAGAAACTACCGACAAATTCCGTTAGAGGTTGACCCTCCCCGACACCACTTGTACCGAAGTGCACTTGCGCCAATCTTTGTCCGACCAAAGATTCAGTCGCTTGAATCTAATTTTGCGCAACTGGCTCAGAAAATACTTGGCGACTTCAGCAAAAATGGCGGTGGCGATTTCATCGGTGAAGTTGCTCTTAAATATGTAATTGGTTGCCTCGGTGAGATTTACGACAGGCAGCAAGATGTGGCTGAATGGCTGAGTTGGGGACCTGATGTCTGGACTGCGGACAAGCATGGGCGTTCGGGTGAGAAATTACACTCCTATTTAGATCGCGTTTACGAAGAGGTTCAGAATACCGATACATCTGATGTTTGGAATTTTGTCGCAAATCTAGAAATAGGGGGGCAGAAAATTGGCTACGAAGAATTCAAAGGTATCGCTGGGGTGCTGTTGGCTGGTGGCCGCGATACAGTCGTAAAACTTTTGACGGGTTGTGCTTGGCACTTTGTCCGCAATCCACAAGACGGAAAAGCCATTTTGAGCGGCGAAGCTAGTTTAGAAAATGCCATCCAAGAAATCTTGCGGGTGTTTACTCCACTGCCCGCGATGCTCAGGGTCACTGAAGACCAAAAACATTTGTCGGACACTGAACGCGATCCAGCAAAGTTTATTGCGGTCGATTTTGCATCGGCGAATTATGATTCAGAAGTATTCGAGAATCCAGAACAGATAGATATTTACCGAAAACGGATTCCACATTTGTCTTTCGGATTCGGTCCGCACACTTGCATCGGCAGTCACATAGCTGAAACTGAAGCAAAGGTCCTATTGGGCCAAATTCTGCCAATCATAGAAACTTGGCATTTTGACCACGAACCAGAAATTGCCTGGCAAGAGGTTGGCACAACCAATTTCCCAGAGCGATTTTTAACTATGCAGATTTCGGTTAACTAA
- a CDS encoding ABC transporter ATP-binding protein → MSMHAGGPWMAYRSFTSDSSVKQQKLAKGTLRRVVSYSQPFKLGIAIYLGVLVVSSLLVIAQPLLFRQIVDHAIPAQDKRAVLYMALAIAGLALIELALGIFSRKVQADIGEGLIFNLRTEVFDHVQRQSIAFFTKAQTGALISRLNSDVMGAQRAFTSTLGGVVGNVISLVVVIGTMAILSWQITVAALLLLPVFIIPARIIGRQLQVLTRDQANMNSELSAQMAERFNVSGALLMKFFGNPKTETNQFSDKAMKVRDVGIKIAVANSVFMSALALVGSLATAAVYGVGGYAVINKSMTLGTLLTLVALIFRLYGPLTALANVRVDIMTSLVSFERVFEVLDLQPMVRDKPDATALDKGPATVEFADVSFRYPASHEVSLASLEGVARPETSTSEALVLSNISFTARPGELVALVGPSGAGKTTITALVSRLYDPISGTVKVNGVDVRDASQQSLHDVVGVVSQDAHMYHDTIRANLLYARNDATESELWQACEDAQIAEMLRSLPDGLDTVVGDRGYRLSGGEKQRLAIARLLLKAPAVVVLDEATAHLDSENEAAVQLALTKALSARTSIVIAHRLSTIRQASQILVVENGTVVQQGTHDELLASGGLYADLYARQFVDETEIT, encoded by the coding sequence ATGAGTATGCATGCAGGTGGACCATGGATGGCATATCGATCATTTACCTCCGATTCTTCAGTTAAACAACAGAAATTAGCCAAGGGCACACTTCGCCGGGTCGTTAGCTATTCACAGCCATTCAAGCTGGGTATCGCTATTTATCTTGGTGTACTTGTGGTGAGTTCATTGCTGGTAATTGCCCAGCCGTTACTTTTTCGACAAATCGTTGACCACGCTATTCCTGCCCAGGACAAGCGTGCGGTCCTGTATATGGCGCTTGCTATTGCAGGGTTAGCGCTCATTGAATTGGCACTTGGAATTTTTTCCCGCAAGGTCCAAGCCGATATTGGCGAAGGCTTGATTTTCAATCTTCGCACCGAAGTGTTTGACCACGTGCAGCGTCAGTCAATTGCTTTCTTTACTAAGGCACAAACAGGCGCATTGATCTCTCGACTGAATTCGGATGTAATGGGTGCCCAACGCGCCTTCACTTCAACTCTTGGTGGCGTTGTTGGGAATGTGATTAGCCTGGTCGTAGTTATCGGTACGATGGCAATTTTGTCGTGGCAAATCACGGTTGCCGCCTTACTTCTCTTACCTGTTTTTATCATTCCTGCTCGGATTATTGGTCGACAACTTCAGGTGCTAACCCGCGATCAAGCCAATATGAATTCTGAACTTAGTGCCCAGATGGCCGAGCGGTTCAATGTCTCCGGGGCGTTGCTGATGAAGTTTTTCGGCAATCCAAAAACCGAGACAAATCAGTTTTCGGACAAAGCAATGAAAGTCCGAGATGTGGGCATCAAGATCGCGGTAGCCAATAGTGTTTTTATGTCCGCACTTGCACTTGTGGGTTCACTAGCTACGGCGGCTGTTTACGGTGTGGGTGGCTACGCGGTAATAAACAAGTCAATGACCCTAGGCACACTACTGACTCTAGTAGCGCTGATTTTCAGACTCTATGGTCCGCTTACTGCGCTGGCGAATGTTCGAGTGGACATCATGACTTCACTCGTTTCATTTGAACGCGTCTTTGAAGTACTTGATTTGCAACCCATGGTTCGCGATAAGCCAGATGCAACCGCACTGGACAAAGGACCAGCTACGGTTGAATTCGCAGACGTGAGTTTTAGATATCCTGCATCACATGAAGTTTCTTTGGCCAGCCTTGAGGGAGTAGCTAGGCCCGAGACAAGTACCTCCGAAGCATTGGTGCTGAGCAACATTTCATTTACTGCGCGTCCTGGTGAATTAGTGGCACTGGTGGGACCTTCCGGCGCAGGCAAGACGACAATCACCGCCCTAGTTTCTCGGCTATATGATCCAATTTCAGGAACAGTCAAAGTAAATGGCGTTGATGTGCGAGATGCATCCCAGCAATCCTTACATGATGTAGTAGGTGTAGTTTCCCAGGATGCACACATGTATCACGACACCATCAGGGCTAATCTGCTTTATGCCCGCAATGACGCTACTGAATCTGAACTTTGGCAGGCCTGTGAGGATGCTCAAATTGCTGAAATGCTTCGAAGTCTTCCTGATGGTCTGGACACCGTAGTTGGCGATCGTGGATACCGACTCTCTGGTGGCGAGAAACAGCGGTTGGCTATTGCACGTCTGCTACTCAAAGCGCCAGCAGTTGTTGTACTTGACGAGGCAACAGCGCATCTTGATAGCGAGAATGAGGCCGCGGTTCAGTTGGCGCTAACCAAGGCGTTATCAGCACGAACTTCAATTGTAATTGCCCATCGGCTCTCAACAATTCGACAAGCAAGTCAGATTTTAGTCGTGGAGAATGGAACAGTCGTGCAGCAAGGAACTCATGATGAACTACTTGCCAGCGGTGGGCTGTATGCCGACTTGTATGCAAGACAGTTCGTTGATGAAACTGAAATTACTTAG
- a CDS encoding chemotaxis protein CheY, with translation MVTIPTITRELTPFEHAVLKLVCDGLTNAAIAQEIHHSEKVIENTVSRAAQAFVIEQRQQHNLRVLISLAYRAHFGDTALRKLEPVQQEQELLASA, from the coding sequence ATGGTAACAATCCCCACAATCACCCGTGAATTAACTCCATTTGAGCACGCCGTGCTTAAGTTGGTATGCGACGGGTTAACAAACGCTGCGATAGCTCAAGAGATCCATCACAGCGAAAAAGTAATCGAAAATACGGTCAGCCGAGCAGCACAGGCATTTGTTATTGAGCAGCGTCAGCAGCACAACCTTCGTGTTCTGATTTCTCTGGCTTACCGTGCCCATTTTGGCGACACTGCGCTACGAAAACTAGAACCAGTTCAGCAGGAACAGGAACTTTTGGCTTCTGCCTAG
- a CDS encoding allantoin permease: MSIELNGVNFISENERHGNPRNLFWPWCAANVSFLAISYGSFFLGFGITIWQVVVTAVIGTVGAFTLVAVSSLAGKKSNAPTMILSRASFGVKGNLVPGLLSYLTFVGWETVLVSLATLATETVFTRLGDMSANSSRILGFTVAASLTIFCGILGFEVIMRLQRWLTIATLVLTLGYFILMFSKIDWSALSKLPTGNLQSMIGATVLAMTGIGLGWVNSAADYSRYLPRNSSSTGVIGWTIFGSSLVPILMVIFGALLAGSSSTLNESIAGDPVGALTSALPTWYLIPFAIVAVLGLVGGAILDLYSSGLTLVSIGLPVKRHLAAAIDGGIMALGTIYFVWIASSFFGAFQGFLITLGVPLAAWSGIFVTDVVLRKKNYAEADLFNPEGIYGSWNLRSIGVLSVATFLGFGLVTNSFAGWLSWQGYLLGPLGGKSGSWASTNIGVIIALIVGAGGYALTNRRQIAQQEA, from the coding sequence TTGAGCATCGAACTAAATGGCGTAAATTTCATTTCGGAAAACGAACGGCACGGAAATCCGCGCAATCTATTTTGGCCGTGGTGCGCTGCCAATGTTTCCTTCCTTGCGATTTCATACGGATCTTTCTTTTTGGGATTTGGAATCACAATTTGGCAAGTTGTTGTTACGGCGGTGATCGGAACCGTTGGCGCATTTACCCTCGTGGCGGTCAGCTCGCTAGCTGGCAAGAAATCAAATGCTCCCACCATGATCTTGTCGCGCGCTTCTTTTGGGGTTAAAGGGAATTTGGTACCAGGTCTACTTTCCTATCTGACCTTTGTCGGTTGGGAGACGGTATTAGTTTCCCTGGCGACTTTGGCTACCGAAACAGTGTTTACTCGGCTAGGAGATATGTCGGCCAACTCTTCACGAATCTTAGGCTTCACAGTGGCCGCTAGCTTAACAATTTTCTGCGGAATCCTGGGCTTTGAAGTCATTATGCGGCTGCAGCGTTGGCTGACGATTGCCACATTGGTATTAACTCTCGGCTATTTCATTCTGATGTTTTCCAAGATTGACTGGAGTGCGCTAAGCAAACTACCTACAGGTAACTTGCAGTCCATGATTGGGGCAACTGTCTTGGCCATGACTGGCATCGGGTTGGGTTGGGTAAATTCAGCAGCAGACTATTCTCGGTACCTGCCCCGCAATTCCTCGAGTACTGGCGTAATTGGTTGGACCATATTCGGCTCATCGCTTGTGCCAATCTTGATGGTTATATTCGGAGCGCTTTTGGCAGGCAGTAGCTCAACGCTCAACGAGAGTATCGCTGGCGATCCGGTGGGAGCGCTCACTTCGGCACTACCCACGTGGTATTTGATTCCGTTTGCAATTGTTGCCGTACTAGGTCTAGTGGGCGGAGCAATTCTTGATCTGTATTCATCTGGATTGACCTTGGTTTCAATTGGACTGCCCGTAAAGCGACACCTAGCCGCCGCAATCGACGGAGGCATTATGGCATTAGGAACTATTTACTTTGTTTGGATTGCCAGCAGCTTTTTTGGCGCCTTCCAGGGATTTTTGATTACGTTAGGTGTGCCACTGGCTGCCTGGTCAGGAATTTTTGTCACCGATGTTGTCCTTCGGAAAAAGAACTACGCTGAGGCCGATTTGTTCAACCCTGAGGGAATCTACGGAAGTTGGAATTTGCGAAGCATTGGCGTGTTGTCAGTTGCCACTTTTTTGGGCTTTGGATTGGTGACCAATAGTTTTGCCGGGTGGCTCTCCTGGCAAGGTTACTTACTGGGACCTCTTGGTGGGAAGTCAGGCTCATGGGCCTCTACGAACATTGGCGTAATCATCGCGCTAATAGTTGGTGCTGGCGGGTATGCACTGACAAACCGCAGACAAATTGCACAACAAGAGGCCTGA